In one Scyliorhinus canicula chromosome 3, sScyCan1.1, whole genome shotgun sequence genomic region, the following are encoded:
- the LOC119963717 gene encoding multicilin yields MALQTCYMPFPQWRFEFQNQPLEEASDFDLQDFKDVGMMMCDPTSLMQPMSMTDAELPLSDYVSDLEACISSSIPGVHDSLMEMNLQTDNSQTPEQFWKDVAEENQKALGDALEENEHLQVTLKRKQYEIVSLKERNVQLKELASKAKHLASILDKLMKQEYQNGSDTMSEIFPSKSSAKRQRVEGTYFDNQDCDKVDEILRDISEKCNVALQTLNDKDSKHFRANHYSEETSYNEHQEAINMYGCFNGLQTSMTCNPASLDTSELDNDMSFRTSIRDHCTIRTLAFPQGNAFTTRTPSGGFKFRWIPS; encoded by the exons ATGGCACTTCAAACCTGTTACATGCCATTTCCTCAGTGGAGATTTGAATTCCAG AATCAACCATTGGAAGAAGCATCGGACTTTGACCTGCAAGATTTCAAGGATGTTGGTATGATGATGTGCG ACCCAACATCGTTGATGCAGCCCATGTCCATGACTGATGCAGAACTCCCGCTTTCTGACTATGTGTCTGATCTAGAAGCGTGTATTTCATCTTCAATCCCAGGTGTGCATGACTCTCTGATGGAGATGAATCTGCAGACAGACAACTCGCAAACACCTGAGCAATTTTGGAAGGATGTGGCAGAAGAAAATCAAAAAGCTCTAGGAGATGCTCTGGAGGAAAATGAACAT CTGCAAGTCACTTTAAAGAGAAAACAATATGAAATTGTATCACTGAAGGAAAGAAATGTCCAACTGAAAGAACTTGCCAGTAAGGCAAAACATCTGGCTTCTATACTTGAT AAGCTAATGAAGCAGGAATACCAGAATGGCAGTGACACCATGTCTGAGATCTTCCCCTCAAAATCCTCAGCTAAGCGCCAAAGAGTCGAGGGCACATACTTTGACAACCAGGACTGTGATAAAGTGGATGAGATTTTAAGAGACATCTCAGAAAAATGCAACGTAGCCTTgcaaacattgaatgacaaagactCTAAACATTTTAGGGCAAACCATTACTCGGAAGAAACAAGTTATAATGAACACCAGGAAGCCATCAACATGTATGGATGTTTCAATGGGCTCCAAACATCTATGACTTGCAACCCAGCCAGTTTAGATACCAGTGAGCTGGATAATgatatgtctttcaggacttcaaTTCGTGATCACTGCACAATAAGAACATTAGCTTTTCCTCAGGGTAATGCATTTACCACCAGGACTCCCAGTGGTGGTTTTAAATTTCGATGGATTCCCAGTTGA